The Caballeronia sp. Lep1P3 genome window below encodes:
- the lpxC gene encoding UDP-3-O-acyl-N-acetylglucosamine deacetylase: protein MLKQRTIKTVVKTVGIGLHSGRKVNLTLRPAPVGTGIVFSRIDLPQPVDIPASAMAIGDTRLASVLQKDGARVSTIEHLMSACAGLGIDNLYVDVTAEEIPIMDGSAASFVFLIQSAGIEEQNAPKKFIKVTKPVEVRDGDKFARLDPYFGFKLSFTIDFRHPAVDKTGQALEVDFATTSYVREIARARTFGFAHEVEMMRELGLARGGSMDNAIVLDEYRILNNDGLRYDDEFVKHKMLDAIGDLYVVGHPLLASYTAYKGGHAMNNMLLRELLANEGAYEIVTFEDTQKAPRGFAFDTQTAFA from the coding sequence ATGTTGAAGCAGCGAACAATCAAGACTGTCGTCAAAACCGTGGGAATCGGGCTTCATTCGGGGCGCAAGGTGAACCTGACACTGCGCCCGGCGCCGGTTGGAACGGGCATCGTGTTTTCGCGCATCGACCTGCCGCAGCCGGTCGATATCCCCGCGTCCGCGATGGCGATCGGCGACACGCGCCTGGCATCCGTGCTCCAGAAGGACGGCGCGCGTGTATCGACCATCGAGCACTTGATGTCGGCGTGCGCGGGTCTCGGCATCGACAACCTGTATGTCGATGTCACTGCCGAGGAAATCCCGATCATGGACGGCAGCGCTGCTTCCTTCGTGTTTCTGATCCAGTCGGCGGGTATCGAAGAGCAGAACGCGCCGAAGAAATTCATCAAGGTGACGAAGCCCGTCGAAGTCCGCGACGGCGACAAGTTCGCGCGCCTCGATCCGTATTTCGGTTTCAAGCTGAGCTTCACCATCGATTTCCGTCACCCCGCCGTCGACAAGACCGGGCAGGCGCTGGAAGTCGATTTCGCGACGACGTCGTATGTGCGCGAAATCGCGCGTGCGCGCACGTTCGGCTTCGCGCATGAAGTGGAAATGATGCGTGAGCTGGGACTCGCGCGCGGCGGCAGCATGGACAACGCGATCGTGCTGGACGAATACCGCATTCTCAACAACGACGGCCTGCGCTACGACGACGAGTTCGTGAAGCACAAGATGCTCGACGCGATTGGCGACCTGTACGTAGTGGGCCATCCGCTGCTCGCGTCTTACACGGCGTACAAGGGCGGCCATGCGATGAACAACATGCTGTTGCGCGAACTGCTCGCGAACGAGGGCGCTTACGAGATCGTCACGTTCGAGGACACGCAGAAAGCGCCGCGCGGCTTCGCGTTCGATACGCAGACGGCGTTCGCCTGA
- a CDS encoding peroxiredoxin produces the protein MIEVGETLPDARLFEFIEVASEGCAAGPNGFSARERALAKRVAIFGLPGAFTPTCSARHVPGYVEAAEAFFAAGIDEIWCVSVNDAFVMNAWGRDLQAAGKVKMIADGSARFTQALGLDQDLSERGMGIRSRRYAMVVDNGVVKTLAVEAPGKFEVSDARSILATLR, from the coding sequence ATGATCGAAGTGGGTGAAACGTTGCCCGATGCGCGTCTCTTCGAGTTCATCGAAGTGGCGAGCGAGGGCTGTGCCGCAGGACCGAACGGGTTCTCGGCGCGCGAGCGGGCATTGGCGAAGCGCGTGGCGATCTTCGGATTGCCGGGCGCGTTCACGCCGACGTGTTCCGCCAGACACGTTCCGGGCTACGTCGAAGCGGCGGAGGCGTTTTTCGCCGCCGGCATCGACGAAATCTGGTGCGTTTCCGTCAACGATGCGTTCGTCATGAACGCGTGGGGACGCGATCTTCAAGCCGCGGGCAAGGTGAAGATGATCGCGGACGGCAGTGCGCGCTTCACTCAGGCACTCGGACTGGATCAGGATTTGTCCGAGCGTGGCATGGGAATCCGTTCCCGGCGCTACGCGATGGTGGTCGACAACGGCGTGGTCAAGACGCTCGCTGTCGAAGCGCCCGGCAAGTTCGAAGTCAGCGATGCCCGAAGCATCCTGGCGACGTTGCGCTGA